A single Phragmites australis chromosome 4, lpPhrAust1.1, whole genome shotgun sequence DNA region contains:
- the LOC133915090 gene encoding uncharacterized protein LOC133915090: MSVQVATAPGLRTASSAGVAPWPYAEYMARWERRQLFLRSYHFSRDADVSRSPRARARRVVWAGLRRLRRAAATGLRRLRARLRLCFGWATRRRSRRAGSNLRYGHLSAAGKSQTATASVCFW; this comes from the coding sequence ATGTCCGTGCAAGTGGCGACGGCGCCGGGTTTGAGGACGGCGTCCTCGGCGGGTGTGGCGCCGTGGCCGTACGCGGAGTACATGGCGCGGTGGGAGCGGCGTCAGCTCTTCCTTCGGAGCTATCACTTCTCACGCGACGCCGACGTCTCGCGctcgccgcgcgcgcgcgcgcgccgcgtCGTCTGGGCGGGGCTGCGCCGCCTGCGCCGCGCCGCGGCCACGGGgctccgccgcctccgcgcGCGCCTGCGCCTCTGCTTCGGCTGGGCCACGCGCCGCCGGTCCCGCAGGGCGGGCAGCAACCTCCGCTACGGCCACCTCTCCGCCGCCGGGAAGTCCCAGACGGCGACCGCGTCCGTGTGCTTCTGGTAG
- the LOC133913994 gene encoding mannan endo-1,4-beta-mannosidase 3-like produces MVRPRPALAIDLRLLLLLMAGFAVQADETVGGGRVVGVDGTRFVVDGSGTIYFSGFNAYWLMLMASDPSRRGKVVAAFRQASAHGLNLARTWAFSDGGDSPLQSSPGVYDEAMFQGLDFVIAGARRHGIYLLLCLTNNFEDFGGKRQYVRWAREAGNHLATADDFFTSTVVKDYYKNHVMTVLTRVNTLTGVAYKDDPTIFGWELMNEPRCDADPTGAMVQAWVEEMAPYVKSIDGKHLVTAGLEGFYGDGAHESKELNPWGIYYGTNYIETHRAAGVDFATIHLYPDVWLWGSDADEQTAFFRNWTRSHVRDTELYLGKPLVVTEYGKFLWEGVANRTQRNYFLGMVLDSIYASAVDGGPLVGGAFWQLLDDGMDTLRDGYEIILPEDRREASIISRHSRQLAELNGQDVEALRRLRSARPHRKAHVGSWSRTSTSDTPQFHVLLVRFISLFRSVSSFFFSSV; encoded by the exons ATGGTGAGGCCACGGCCGGCTCTCGCGATcgacctccgcctcctcctacTCCTGATGGCCGGCTTCGCCGTGCAGGCCGACGAGACGGTCGGCGGAGGCCGCGTCGTGGGCGTGGACGGGACACGGTTCGTGGTGGACGGCAGCGGCACCATCTACTTCAGCGGGTTCAACGCGTACTGGCTCATGCTGATGGCGTCGGACCCGTCGCGGAGGGGCAAGGTGGTGGCGGCGTTCCGGCAGGCGTCCGCGCACGGGCTCAACCTCGCGCGGACCTGGGCGTTCAGCGACGGCGGCGACAGCCCGCTGCAGTCGTCGCCGGGCGTCTACGACGAGGCCATGTTCCAG GGGCTGGACTTTGTGATCGCCGGAGCGAGGCGGCACGGCATCTACCTCCTCCTCTGCCTGACCAACAACTTCGAGGACTTCGGCGGCAAGCGGCAGTACGTCCGCTGGGCGAGGGAGGCTGGCAACCACCTCGCCACCGCCGACGACTTCTTCACCAGTACGGTCGTCAAAGACTACTACAAGAACCACGTCATG ACGGTGCTGACGAGGGTGAACACCCTGACCGGGGTGGCGTACAAGGATGACCCTACCATCTTCGGCTGGGAGCTCATGAACGAGCCGCGATGCGACGCCGACCCTACCGGCGCCATGGTGCAG GCATGGGTGGAGGAGATGGCTCCGTACGTGAAGAGCATCGACGGCAAGCACCTGGTGACGGCGGGGCTGGAGGGCTTCTACGGCGACGGCGCACACGAGAGCAAGGAACTCAACCCCTGGGGCATCTACTACGGCACCAACTACATCGAGACGCACCGCGCGGCGGGCGTCGACTTCGCCACCATCCACCTCTACCCGGACGTCTGGCTCTGGGGCTCCGACGCCGACGAGCAGACGGCCTTCTTCAGGAACTGGACTCGGTCGCACGTCCGGGACACGGAGCTGTACCTCGGGAAGCCGCTGGTCGTCACCGAGTACGGCAAGTTCCTGTGGGAGGGCGTCGCGAACCGGACGCAGCGGAACTACTTCCTGGGCATGGTGCTCGACTCCATCTACGCCTCGGCCGTCGACGGCGGGCCGCTCGTCGGCGGCGCGTTCTGGCAGCTGCTCGACGACGGCATGGACACGCTCAGGGACGGGTACGAGATCATACTCCCCGAGGACCGCCGGGAGGCGAGCATCATCAGCAGACACTCCCGGCAGCTGGCGGAGCTCAACGGGCAGGACGTCGAGGCGCTTCGCCGGTTGAGGAGCGCACGTCCACATCGGAAGGCACACGTAGGCAGCTGGAGCAGGACTAGTACTAGTGATACACCACAGTTCCATGTACTCTTGGTTCGTTTCATCTCTTTGTTCAGATcagtttcttcatttttttttagtagtgtataG
- the LOC133915095 gene encoding large ribosomal subunit protein uL18c-like, with amino-acid sequence MLASPVLAGALSFSASVPSNLRIPLPAAPAPSPTPARRAALSVVAKVKVSTPQADRIARHVRLRKKVSGTTERPRLSVFRSNKHLYAQVIDDTKQCTLASASTIHKSLSKELEYSAGPTIEIAQKIGEVIAKSCLEKGITKVVFDRGGFLYHGRIKALADAAREHGLEF; translated from the exons ATGCTCGCCTCGCCGGTGCTAGCCGGCGCCCTCTCGTTCTCGGCGTCCGTGCCCAGCAACCTTCGCATCCCTTTACCTGCCGCTCCTGCGCCCTCTCCCACTCcggcgcggcgcgcggcgcTGTCCGTCGTCGCCAAGGTCAAGGTGTCCACGCCCCAGGCCGACCGCATCGCCCGCCATGTCCGCCTCCGCAAGAAG GTAAGTGGCACAACGGAGAGGCCAAGACTGAGTGTTTTCCGCTCTAACAAGCATTTGTACGCCCAAGTCATCGACGATACAAAGCAATGCACTTTGGCTTCAGCTTCAACCATACACAAATCTCTCTCGAAGGAATTGGAATACTCAGCTGGGCCAACAATT GAAATAGCACAAAAGATTGGTGAAGTGATTGCCAAGTCTTGCCTGGAGAAAGGAATTACCAAAGTTGTCTTTGACCGAGGTGGTTTCCTCTACCACGGTCGCATAAAAGCTCTTGCTGATGCTGCTAGAGAGCATGGGCTTGAGTTCTGA
- the LOC133915091 gene encoding DEAD-box ATP-dependent RNA helicase 3B, chloroplastic-like, producing MASLTVPALALSNPTSGSASAAFPRAAAFRCWALRRRGWVAAAVASPNSVLSEHAFKRLQLGSDDEEGVYGSDGEEGVAAGAGLEGDEEELAIARLGLPDELVATLEKRGITHLFPIQRAVLIPALEGRDLIARAKTGTGKTLAFGIPMIKRLIEEDAGQSLRRGRTPRVLVLAPTRELAKQVEKEIKESAPKLGTVCVYGGVSYNLQQNALSRGVDVVVGTPGRIIDLINGGSLQLGEVQYLVLDEADQMLAVGFEEDVETILQQLPAERQSMLFSATMPSWVKKLSRRYLNNPLTIDLVGDKDEKLAEGIKLYAIPLTATSKRTILSDLITVYAKGGKTIVFTRTKRDADEVSLALTSSIASEALHGDISQHQRERTLNGFRQGKFTVLVATDVAARGLDIPNVDLIIHYELPNDPETFVHRSGRTGRAGKAGTAILMFTSNQKRTVRSLERDVGCKFEFISPPSMEEVLESSAEHVIATLRGVHPESIQYFLGPAERFTEELGPHALASALAHLSGFSQPPSSRSLISHEQGSVTLQLTRDPGYGRGFFSPRSVTGFLSDISTAAADEVGKIYITADENVQGVVFDLPEEIAKDLLSMELPPGNTITKVTKLPALQDDGPATDSYGRFSNDRGSRNRRSRGGGARSRGGWDSDGEDRFRRGGRIFRSDNDSWSDDDWSGGGRRSNRSSSFGGRSSSYGSRGSSSYGSRGSPSFGGRSSSFGGRESNRSFSGACFNCGESGHRASDCPNK from the exons ATGGCGTCCCTCACAGTCCCCGCTCTGGCCCTCTCCAACCCTACCTCGGGCTCCGCCTCGGCTGCGTTTCCGCGCGCTGCGGCCTTCCGTTGCTGGGCGCTCCGGCGGCGCGGGTGggtggcggcggccgtggcCTCGCCCAACTCCGTGCTCAGCGAGCACGCCTTCAAGCGGCTCCAGCTCGggagcgacgacgaggagggaGTGTATGGGAGCGACGGTGAGGAGGGGgtcgcggcgggggcggggttggagggggatgaggaggagctcgcCATTGCCAGGCTCGGCCTGCCCGACGAGCTCGTCGCCACGCTCGAGAAGCGGGGAATTACACACCTCTTCCCCATCCAG AGGGCTGTATTGATTCCAGCTCTTGAGGGCCGTGACCTGATTGCTAGAGCAAAGACTGGAACTGGAAAGACACTAGCCTTTGGTATACCCATGATCAAGCGATTAATTGAGGAGGATGCTGGGCAGAGTTTGAG GCGAGGTCGTACTCCTCGGGTTTTGGTTCTAGCACCTACTAGGGAGTTAGCCAAACAAGTTGAGAAGGAAATAAAGGAATCAGCACCCAAGCTCGGTACAGTTTGTGTTTATGGTGGTGTCTCATATAATCTCCAGCAGAATGCACTCTCACGTggtgttgatgttgttgttggaaCACCGGGTCGTATAATTGATTTGATAAACGGCGGAAGCCTTCAGCTGGGAGAAGTTCAGTATTTAGTCCTTGATGAGGCTGACCAAATGCTAGCAGTGGGGTTTGAGGAAGATGTGGAAACAATATTACAACAGCTTCCTGCAGAGAGGCAAAGCATGCTTTTCTCTGCGACGATGCCTAGTTGGGTTAAGAAATTGTCTAGGCGGTACTTGAACAATCCTTTGACAATTGACTTG GTCGGCGATAAAGATGAAAAACTTGCTGAAGGAATCAAACTCTATGCTATCCCACTCACAGCGACATCAAAGCGCACCATTCTCAGTGATCTTATTACG GTATATGCAAAGGGTGGGAAAACGATTGTTTTCACTCGGACAAAGCGGGATGCGGATGAGGTTTCATTGGCATTGACGAGCAGTATTGCTTCTGAGGCACTTCATGGGGATATTTCACAACATCAGCGTGAAAGGACACTAAATGGTTTTCGTCAAGGGAAATTTACTGTTCTCGTGGCAACCGATGTTGCTGCTCGTGGTCTTGATATACCAAATGTTGATTTG ATCATCCATTACGAATTGCCAAATGATCCAGAGACTTTTGTTCATCGTTCTGGACGCACTGGACGGGCTGGAAAAGCAGGAACTGCAATCTTGATGTTCACAAGCAACCAGAAAAGGACAGTTAGATCACTCGAGCGTGATGTTGGATGCAAGTTTGAGTTTATAAGCCCTCCGTCAATGGAAGAAGTGCTGGAGTCATCTGCGGAGCATGTCATTGCTACTTTGCGAGGTGTGCACCCAGAGTCGATTCAATATTTTCTTGGACCAGCTGAGAGATTTACAGAAGAGTTAGGGCCTCATGCTCTTGCTTCCGCATTGGCACATCTGAGTGGGTTTTCTCAGCCACCTTCTTCACGTTCTCTGATCAGTCATGAGCAG GGGTCGGTGACATTGCAATTAACTAGAGATCCAGGGTATGGAAGAGGCTTCTTTTCTCCTAGATCTGTTACTGGTTTTCTATCTGATATTTCTACAGCAGCTGCTGATGAAGTTGGCAAAATATACATAACAGCAGATGAAAAC GTCCAAGGAGTGGTCTTTGATTTACCTGAGGAGATTGCAAAGGATTTGCTTAGTATGGAACTGCCCCCAGGAAACACCATAACCAAAGTAACAAAG CTGCCTGCATTGCAAGATGATGGTCCTGCTACTGATAGCTATGGTCGCTTTTCAAACGACCGAGGCTCCAGGAACAGACGGTCCAGGGGTGGCGGCGCAAGAAGCCGGGGTGGTTGGGACTCTGACGGTGAAGACCGATTTCGCCGTGGTGGCAGGATCTTCAGATCTGACAATGATAGTTGGTCAGATGATGACTGGTCAGGTGGTGGGAGAAGATCAAACCGTTCCTCATCCTTTGGTGGCCGCTCATCATCTTACGGTAGCCGTGGCTCGTCATCTTACGGTAGCCGTGGCTCACCATCCTTTGGTGGCCGCTCATCATCCTTTGGGGGTAGGGAGAG TAACAGAAGCTTCAGCGGTGCTTGCTTCAACTGTGGCGAATCAGGGCACCGAGCATCAGACTGCCCAAACAAGTAG